GTGCCATCCTAATTCCAGAGCTCCCTTTTGGAACAGCCGAGGCCTCAGTTGCAGCCATGGCCTGAGTCACCTGATCCTGTCTTTCTCCACTCGCTACAGGTGTAGTTTCTAAGAGCACCCCCAGGAAACCTGCaccccactctctctctcactgtgttTCCAGGGGACCTGATCTCAGATAAAAATGGAAAGGCCCTTTTTAGCATTCTCCCTTAGGGCCCAAGCAAATTGTTCTCCACTTTCTTAGAGGTCATGAATCCCTTTGAAAGCTAAGGACCCTCTTCTCACACAAAATACAGACACTTCATGTGAAAGTCTGCACACTGTGTTAGAGGCTGCCGCCTCTCCCAGCCCGGCCTCCTCTTTACTGCCCAGCTCAGACTTCACCACCATGGAAACCTCAAGCGGCCATTACCAACATCTTCCTTTTAGAGCTTGAACAGCAAAGTGGCACAGCCAATAATCAGCAGACCCTGGATTAAAACCCCCATTTGGAAAGCTTGGGCTTCgaataaatgaccaaaaaaaaaaaaaaaaaagagagagagagacaagaaccTTGAAGGTCGCCTATTGATGAGTGTCAAAGGTCAAAGTTGGGCTTGACACTCAGGTCTAACCCCAGATCCGGTGCTCTTCCCGTTTAACGTGTCGTGTCGCCCTCGAGAAGGAAAGAAGCTGATTttgtcccatctctgcccctGGCGGCTCCTTTGTCACCTGCGTTTGTTTCTGCCACGATCACCAAAAGGTTTCCGCTCGGCCTTGGGGTGGGGACCTGGGACACATCTCCGCCCCCAGAGGGGCGGCGCGTCGTTTGCCGTACAACATGGCGGCGCCATGCGTGCCCACCCACGGCGGGGCGGGGCGACTTCCGTACAACATGGCGGCGCTCTGCGCTGTTGCTGACGCAACTTCCTGTCCTGCGCAGTCACGTTGACCTGTGAACTCGCGAGtgctttctgtttcctcttccGGGGTCGGCGTCTGCAGGTATGGGAGCTATTTTTTTCTGCTCAGCTTGGTTCTCTTTCCAATCGGGCGCCATCCGAGATGTCGCGGGAGCCCGGAGCGCGTAGAACAGTCCTTTGAGCTAGCGTAGGGGTCAGAGGCGCGAGAGGGAGGCTGGTGGCGAGCAAGGTCCCTCCTTTTAGCTTCAGGAACTCCTCGATCCTGGCTGCGACTCCGAAGCCGTGAGTAGTCGGAGCTCAGCACCCCGGGCTTTGCCGCCCCTGGGACGCGGCGTTTGGAGACAGACGGGCATGAGCTGTGCTTTGGCGGGTTGAGAGCAGGAAACCGCCGAGCGTCTTCGCATTTTACGCCCGGGTTTCACCTCCGCGCCGGGGGACGTCCGCGGGCCGTGGGGTGCGCGGTGGGGCCGGTGGGGCTGGTGGGCTGGTGGGGCCGGCGGGGCCGGAGCTGgcggggctggtggggctggtggggccgGCGGGGCTGGTGGAGCTGGTGGGGCCGGAGCTGGTGGGGCcggtggggctggtggggccggtggggctggtggggccgGCGGGGCCGGAGCTGGCGGGGCTGGTGGGGCCGGGGGCTGGTGGCCCCGCTGGCTTCTGTGTCCAAGGCCCAGGGCGAGGAGGAGAAAGACGCGTCTGGGGACAGGTTTCCATCTTGGTTTTGAGGTGGCAGATGGGATGGTGGCTTCGTGGGTCGGTGGCGCCGGCCTTGCCGTGTCTGATGGCTCTCAGTGCAATGCTAGGAGCTCGTGACAGCTAGTGCTGTCAGGGAAGCATGTAACGATGCTGTCAGGAAACACTGTTACGAAATGAAGCGGTTACAAGGTTTAGAAGGAAAGAGTAGGTGGGTTCGGGCCTTGGTTAGGTTCTGTGTTGCTTTGGGTAGTTGCCTGAAAAACGAAGTCGCTTCCCAGTAACGcaattgtaaaaaaaagaaaaagaaaaaaaaaaaacgaagtcGCTTATGTGCATCTCTGTATAATCGATTTGCTAAATAACATCGAGTATTGTTGCCAGTTGATAAGTGGGGGTTGAACTTTGTTTCAAAGTTTTTCAAAGACGTCGTCGAGTCAAAGACTTTGTTTTGATAACAGAGTGTTAAAAGTTACTTCCTTTTTACTCTTTATCAGTGGTgaggaaaacaagaaatatttaaaaaacaaaaaaaaaatttaagaaaagttaCTTCCTTTGACTCACATGCTGCTTTGGGGCAAGAAAACCCTGATcatgtatgtgccaggcactgtgttgggtTGGATGgcttatgtcatttaatcctaacGACAGCTGCATAAACTAGTCcaaaaaatcccattttaaagCTAAGGTAACTCTCGTGCTGTGTATTCCCAGTACCTGGCCTTCGGAGGATTCAACTTCAGAGCTCACTTCTTGTGCATTCTTTAAAGCAGTGTTTATGCAAATTTCCTGGTGGTGGCACTTAATCTGGACACCAAACAAAATCAGACTGAGTAAAGAGCCTGGTAGTTGATTTTGAGGTAGTGCCACACTTGGTTACCATCAggaaaaactaacatttttattccattcttttttttttttttccgtctttttttttttcctcttttttttttttgttatgataCGATTCTATTATCCGTTTCTTTTTCCCTTACAAAATCAAATGTGAACAAATTTATTCCATTCTTAACGTAGGCACTCAGAATGGTCCAGCGTCTGACATACCGGCGTCGGCTTTCCTACAACACAGCCTCGAACAAAACTAGGCTGtaagtatttctaaaatttaagatACACACTGACCTTTATTCATTCACTCGCTCAAAATGCTGACCTTTTGCCTGTTACCTTACTTCCTAGGTCCCGAACCCCTGGTAATAGAATTGTTTACCTTTATACCAAGAAGGTTGGGAAAGCACCCAAGTCTGCATGTGGCGTGTGCCCGGGCAGACTTCGAGGGGTAAGTGTTCCTTTTGCTGTGAACAGTGTAACAAagcttgaacttttttttttttttttttttttgagacagagtctcgctttgttgcccaggctagagtgagtgccgtggcatcagcctcgctcacagcaacctcagactcctgggctcaagcgatcctcctgccttggcctcccagagtgctgggattacaggcatgcgccaccatgcccagctcattttttgtgtatatatattttagttggccagataatttctttgtatttttagaagagacggggtctcgctcttgctcaggctggtctcgaactcctgagctcaaacaaacccgcctcggcctcccagagtgctgggattacaggcgtgagccaccgcgcccggcccaaagctTGAACTTTTGAGCATTAATCCCTTGATACAGGAATGAGTCCCCACTGGGAGGGTTGAGAATTGCTAAACATCCATGATCCAGCTCTGCCGAGAACACAGGCCTCCTTCTAAATCTGAGAAGTGCAGTGAGATGCCTTTCACAACCTAGTTTAACATTTGCACTCAGTGCCTATCAAAATCTACGACAAACTCTGCGTTTTCCTTATGCAGGTTCGTGCTGTGCGACCCAAAGTTCTTATGAGGttgtctaaaacaaaaaaacacgTCAGCAGGGCCTATGGTGGTTCCATGTGTGCTAAATGTGTTCGTGACAGGTAAGTAAAATGCATAAATGGGCTTGCTtaagcacgtgtgtgtgtgtcatgCTGCATACTAATCATTATTAGAAGACTGGTGAAAAAATAACTCGTTGTAAACCAAAGTTGCATATTATAGAATTTTTCCTTAACTACGAGGAACTGATGCTGtacaaatgaattaatgataTTCAGATTAATA
The DNA window shown above is from Lemur catta isolate mLemCat1 chromosome 26, mLemCat1.pri, whole genome shotgun sequence and carries:
- the RPL34 gene encoding 60S ribosomal protein L34 — protein: MVQRLTYRRRLSYNTASNKTRLSRTPGNRIVYLYTKKVGKAPKSACGVCPGRLRGVRAVRPKVLMRLSKTKKHVSRAYGGSMCAKCVRDRIKRAFLIEEQKIVVKVLKAQAQSQKAK